From the Paraflavitalea soli genome, the window TTTGACAAGTTTCTTACCGGCGTATTCCAGTTTTCTTTTTTCTATATCCTCCGTAATTGTTTTGATCAATATTTCATCTCCCGATCCTATCGCTTTCTCCAGTTGCTTAGTGAGCCGGTCAATATGATCAAGAGAAGCAAAAACGGGTTTATGTGTATGGCCAGAGATAAAGAGCAGGTTCTTTTGTGTAGCGCTCCATTCGTACATCATAATATTGTGCCGGTCCACCAGTTCAAAAGAATCAGAAGTAGTATTGATGCTGATCTCCAGGAAACGTTGAATAGGTGTCCAGATGGCAGCCACCACCCATTTGCTGAAAGCATTACCATCACTTTTTTTATCCCCCTGGTGCCCATGCGTTAAAAACAAAGCATATTCCTGTTCATGATAACTGGTATGAAGCAGGATGCCTTCATAAACCTTGAGCTTATCACCAAAGATCGGTTTAAGGTATTGATTCTGTTGGATCAGGTAGTTCCATTCCAGGTCATGATTGCCAAAAACACGGTAATAGCGGTCAGCCTGGAGAAACCTCGCTTCCTCGAGCAAAGTGGGACGGTTCTTCTCTATGACTGCCGTAGGCGTGTTTTCCCACAATTCCTCGCAATCACCCACATTGATGAATGTAAAGCCATGATCATAATAATATTGAAGTGCCTTCAGGTAATTGGCCTCTGCAGGGGCAAAATCATCGGCAAAATCTTTGCACCCTTTATGCTGATCAGAAAGTATAATAAACTTGGCAGTATCAATTTCGAAAGGGAGTATCAGGCCATTATTCCCCTTACCTTTCACAATGTCCTGCCGGAGTTTTGACAGCGAAGCAAATACCGCTTCCTTATCCGGAGAGGAAGAGACTTTTTCTGCCAGCCAGGTCACAGGCTTCCTGAATAACCACTGAAAAACCTTTTTCATGGCATAATTTATAGAAATTAAGTGAAAGCTGATGCAGATGTGGAAAGGGTGTAGGACGGCCTTGTTGCCGGTTATGGAAAATTGATTACTTTTAAAGAAGGCATACCCCCGTTTTGAATGCCTGCTATTAATTCATCTTACCATGAAAATAACCTATGCAGCTCCAACTGCTTCATTGCAGCGCTGGTTTTGGTGGTTACTCCTGATGAATATACTCTTTATAGTCTGTGCAGAGCTCTATTTGCGCCCACTTACCTACGGTGAAATGGTACAGTTTGCCGTAGCCAAAGATACCCGTATAGCCGATGCCATTGTATTGGAATGGAGGGAGATGGGGAAATATGCTAAAGCATTACAAGGCATTTATGTTAACTTCCTCTTCATTGGTTTGTATACAGCTGGTCTGGCAGTAGCCTGTGCGTTCCTGTCAAGGCTTACTGGCCATGAAATATTGATCCGGGCAGGCAAAGGTGCTTTCTGGTTGTTGATCGCCGCTGCAATTTGCGATACAATTGGCAACATCGCCATGATGAAAAGCCTGCAGCAGGCCATTACCCATTGGAATGTTACCCTCGCCTATGATATGGCAGCCGCGAAATTCTCTGTTATTATCCTCTGCTTACTGTTTATATTGGTATGCCTGATCTTCTGGCTGGCCAATAAGCTTTTCAGTAAGGACAACACTTCTATGTTTTTTTAAGGACAATGCTCTCTTTTCTATCAGGAACCAGGAAGCTGTGGCCAATAAGGTAGTGATAAGGAACGTAGTCAACGTAAATGGCCAATAGCCGGGTTGATCTCCCCATGCAGCATAAATGCTTCGCTGTACAGGAAAGGCATACAAATAAAATCCATACGAAATATCTATCCGTGGAAAAGGAATATGGATACTGCTTACGCCGACGCCTATAATAGTATATATAAAAAAGAATAAGGCAGCCGTATCTAAGTAAACAGGAAAGAATTTCCAGGCAAGAAGCCATAGGGCCAATAACAATAGCCATATGGAAAAGCGAACAGGTATCTTATCCCTGTAGAGATAAAAAACAGCACCTCCCAAAAAATAAGCCCCAAAATGAAGCAAAGGATAGAGATTTTTCAATCCGGAAAGATGCAATAACTGGTTGGCAAAAAAAAGATTTACCACGATCAACATGCTCCAGCTACAGGCTAGCAGCCACCTGTTGCTAAATAGTCTGAGCAGGTAAGCCAATAAGAGAAGCAAGTACATTTTAATTTCCAGAGGAATGGTCCATAATGAGGCATTTACCGCCTTCCCATCAAGTACACCTGGGAGGGTAAGAACCACCCTTACCGGGAAAGAGTTTTGCACCAGGAAATGCCAGGTCTCCACATGGAAGAGAAACTCTCTGACCGGTAAATTAGTAAATATACATCCGGTTACCAGTATGGTAAATAAGGAGCAAATCGCTATGGCAGGGCAAATACGTAAAATACGATTCCACAAATAGTCTTTTACTGTTGACCTGTTAAGACTTCTGCAAATCAGAAAACCACTCAGCGAAAAAAATATAAATAACCCTAGGGTACTCAGTAGATACCTGCCTGTAAGTGCGTAAAGAGGCTCCACCTTTTGTGGATTAGTGAATCCATAACCATGGCTGATAAATACCCCCAAAGCCGCCAAAAGGCGCAACGCGTCGAAATTATTATGCTTTCTTTGAAAAGTTGCTTCGGCTATGTACATGCAGCAATATACTTATACTTTTATATAGATCTTTTTCTTGTCAAGCCAGTATACAATAGAC encodes:
- a CDS encoding metallophosphoesterase; this translates as MKKVFQWLFRKPVTWLAEKVSSSPDKEAVFASLSKLRQDIVKGKGNNGLILPFEIDTAKFIILSDQHKGCKDFADDFAPAEANYLKALQYYYDHGFTFINVGDCEELWENTPTAVIEKNRPTLLEEARFLQADRYYRVFGNHDLEWNYLIQQNQYLKPIFGDKLKVYEGILLHTSYHEQEYALFLTHGHQGDKKSDGNAFSKWVVAAIWTPIQRFLEISINTTSDSFELVDRHNIMMYEWSATQKNLLFISGHTHKPVFASLDHIDRLTKQLEKAIGSGDEILIKTITEDIEKRKLEYAGKKLVKTMAHPSYFNSGCCCFSDGDITGIEIADGFIRLIKWESTDARPIRKVLEESPLYYIFDSLI
- a CDS encoding acyltransferase family protein gives rise to the protein MYIAEATFQRKHNNFDALRLLAALGVFISHGYGFTNPQKVEPLYALTGRYLLSTLGLFIFFSLSGFLICRSLNRSTVKDYLWNRILRICPAIAICSLFTILVTGCIFTNLPVREFLFHVETWHFLVQNSFPVRVVLTLPGVLDGKAVNASLWTIPLEIKMYLLLLLAYLLRLFSNRWLLACSWSMLIVVNLFFANQLLHLSGLKNLYPLLHFGAYFLGGAVFYLYRDKIPVRFSIWLLLLALWLLAWKFFPVYLDTAALFFFIYTIIGVGVSSIHIPFPRIDISYGFYLYAFPVQRSIYAAWGDQPGYWPFTLTTFLITTLLATASWFLIEKRALSLKKHRSVVLTEKLIGQPEDQAYQYKQ